A single genomic interval of Symphalangus syndactylus isolate Jambi chromosome 18, NHGRI_mSymSyn1-v2.1_pri, whole genome shotgun sequence harbors:
- the C18H22orf15 gene encoding uncharacterized protein C22orf15 homolog isoform X1, giving the protein MFIKVMFGAGCSVLVNTSCRLVNLTAHLRQKAGLPRDATIALLAEDGNLVSLEEDLKEGASRAQTMGNSLLKERTTYVLIRIIKGEDMASTRYESLLENLDDRYPELAEKLRRLSGVSSAGHNWRKGMGTRCGHHEQSPTSRPTKASQMWHRGWHTVGAQCTIAG; this is encoded by the exons ATGTTTATCAAGGTGATGTTTGGGG CCGGCTGCTCGGTGCTGGTGAACACCTCTTGCAGGCTGGTGAACCTCACCGCCCACCTGAGGCAGAAAGCAGGGTTGCCCCGAGATG CGACCATTGCTCTCCTGGCTGAGGACGGCAACCTAGTGAGCCTGGAGGAAGACCTGAAGGAAGGGGCTTCCCGGGCCCAAACCATGGGCAACTCCTTGCTGAAGGAGCGAACCACATATGTCCTTATTCGGATCATCA AGGGAGAGGACATGGCCTCCACCCGTTATGAGTCCCTACTGGAGAATCTGGATGACCGTTACCCAGAGCTGGCAG AGAAACTGCGCAGGCTGTCAGGCGTCTCCTCCGCAGGCCACAACTGGAGGAAGGGCATGGGCACTCGGTGTGGCCACCATGAGCAAAGCCCCACTTCAAGGCCCACAAAG GCTTCACAGATGTGGCATAGgggctggcacacagtaggagctCAGTGCACAATTGCTGGATGA
- the ZNF70 gene encoding zinc finger protein 70: protein MEVPPATKFDETFAFENRLESQQGLFPGEDLGDPFLQERGLEQMAVIYKEIPLGEQDEEHDDYEGNFSLCSSPVQHQSIPPGTRPQDDELFGQTFLQKSDLSMCQIIHSEEPSPCNCAETDGGDSGPNAPHRTPQPAKPYACRECGKAFSQSSHLLRHLVIHTGEKPYECCECGKAFSQSSHLLRHQIIHTGEKPYECRECGKAFRQSSALTQHQKIHTGKRPYECRECGKDFSRSSSLRKHERIHTGERPYQCKECGKSFNQSSGLSQHRKIHTLKKPHECDLCGKAFCHRSHLIRHQRIHTGKKPYKCDECGKAFSQSSNLIEHRKTHTGEKPYKCQKCGKAFSQSSSLIEHQRIHTGEKPYECCQCGKAFCHSSALIQHQRIHTGKKPYTCECGKAFRHRSALIEHYKTHTREKPYVCNLCGKSFRGSSHLIRHQKIHSGEKL, encoded by the coding sequence ATGGAGGTTCCCCCAGCAACCAAGTTTGATGAGACCTTTGCATTTGAGAACAGGTTAGAGTCACAACAAGGACTTTTCCCAGGGGAGGATCTGGGGGACCCTTTTCTTCAGGAAAGAGGTTTGGAGCAAATGGCTGTGATCTACAAGGAGATCCCTCTTGGTGAGCAGGACGAAGAACATGATGATTACGAGGGGAATTTCAGTTTGTGCTCAAGCCCTGTTCAGCATCAAAGTATCCCCCCAGGAACCAGACCCCAGGATGATGAGCTCTTCGGACAAACCTTCCTCCAGAAATCCGACCTCAGCATGTGTCAGATAATCCACAGTGAAGAACCGAGTCCATGCAATTGTGCAGAAACAGACGGAGGGGACTCAGGACCTAACGCACCTCACAGAACCCCACAACCAGCCAAGCCCTACGCGTGTCGAGAGTGTGGGAAGGCCTTCAGCCAGAGCTCACACCTGCTCCGACACCTGGTGATCCACACTGGGGAGAAGCCCTATGAGTGCTGTGAGTGCGGGAAGGCCTTCAGCCAGAGCTCCCACCTGCTCAGGCACCAGATCATCCACACCGGGGAGAAGCCCTACGAGTGCCGGGAGTGTGGGAAGGCCTTCCGCCAGAGCTCAGCCCTCACTCAACACCAAAAGATCCACACTGGAAAGAGGCCCTACGAGTGCAGGGAATGCGGGAAAGATTTCAGCCGGAGCTCCAGCCTCAGAAAACACGAGAGGATTCATACAGGAGAGAGACCTTATCagtgtaaggaatgtgggaaatccTTCAACCAGAGCTCAGGCCTGAGCCAGCATCGGAAGATCCATACCCTAAAGAAACCTCACGAGTGCGATCTCTGTGGGAAAGCCTTTTGTCACAGGTCACACCTCATCCGACACCAGCGGATCCACACTGggaagaaaccatacaaatgcgATGAGTGTGGGAAGGCCTTCAGCCAGAGCTCCAACCTCATTGAGCACCGCAAGACCCACACCGGCGAGAAGCCCTACAAATGCCAGAAGTGCGGGAAGGCCTTCAGCCAGAGCTCCTCCCTCATCGAGCACCAGCGCATCCACACCGGTGAGAAGCCCTACGAGTGCTGTCAGTGTGGCAAGGCCTTTTGCCACAGCTCTGCGCTGATCCAGCACCAGAGAATCCACACCGGCAAGAAGCCCTACACCTGCGAGTGTGGCAAAGCCTTCCGGCACCGGTCAGCCCTCATCGAGCACTATAAAACCCACACCAGAGAGAAGCCCTACGTGTGCAATCTGTGCGGCAAGTCCTTCCGGGGGAGCTCACACCTGATTCGCCATCAGAAGATTCATTCTGGGGAGAAACTATAG
- the VPREB3 gene encoding pre-B lymphocyte protein 3, protein MACQCLSFLLMGTFLSVSQTVLAQLDALLVFPGQVAQLSCTLSPQHVTIRDYGVSWYQQRAGSAPRYLLYYHSEEDHHRPTDIPDRFSAAKDEAHNACVLTISPVQPEDDADYYCSVGYGFGP, encoded by the exons ATGGCCTGCcagtgcctcagcttccttctgATGGGGACCTTCCTGTCAG TCTCCCAGACAGTCCTGGCCCAGCTGGATGCACTGCTGGTCTTCCCAGGCCAAGTGGCTCAACTCTCCTGCACGCTCAGCCCCCAGCACGTCACCATCAGGGACTACGGTGTGTCCTGGTACCAGCAGCGGGCAGGCAGTGCCCCTCGATATCTCCTCTACTACCACTCAGAGGAGGATCACCACCGGCCCACTGACATCCCTGATCGATTCTCGGCAGCCAAGGATGAGGCCCACAATGCCTGTGTCCTCACCATTAGTCCCGTGCAGCCTGAAGATGACGCGGATTACTACTGCTCTGTTGGCTACGGCTTTGGTCCCTAG
- the C18H22orf15 gene encoding uncharacterized protein C22orf15 homolog isoform X2: MFIKVMFGAGCSVLVNTSCRLVNLTAHLRQKAGLPRDATIALLAEDGNLVSLEEDLKEGASRAQTMGNSLLKERTTYVLIRIISKRERTWPPPVMSPYWRIWMTVTQSWQRNCAGCQASPPQATTGGRAWALGVATMSKAPLQGPQRLHRCGIGAGTQ; this comes from the exons ATGTTTATCAAGGTGATGTTTGGGG CCGGCTGCTCGGTGCTGGTGAACACCTCTTGCAGGCTGGTGAACCTCACCGCCCACCTGAGGCAGAAAGCAGGGTTGCCCCGAGATG CGACCATTGCTCTCCTGGCTGAGGACGGCAACCTAGTGAGCCTGGAGGAAGACCTGAAGGAAGGGGCTTCCCGGGCCCAAACCATGGGCAACTCCTTGCTGAAGGAGCGAACCACATATGTCCTTATTCGGATCATCAGTAAG AGGGAGAGGACATGGCCTCCACCCGTTATGAGTCCCTACTGGAGAATCTGGATGACCGTTACCCAGAGCTGGCAG AGAAACTGCGCAGGCTGTCAGGCGTCTCCTCCGCAGGCCACAACTGGAGGAAGGGCATGGGCACTCGGTGTGGCCACCATGAGCAAAGCCCCACTTCAAGGCCCACAAAG GCTTCACAGATGTGGCATAGgggctggcacacagtag
- the C18H22orf15 gene encoding uncharacterized protein C22orf15 homolog isoform X5, with protein sequence MFIKVMFGAGCSVLVNTSCRLVNLTAHLRQKAGLPRDATIALLAEDGNLVSLEEDLKEGASRAQTMGNSLLKERTTYVLIRIISKRERTWPPPVMSPYWRIWMTVTQSWQATTGGRAWALGVATMSKAPLQGPQRALIKGMDCTL encoded by the exons ATGTTTATCAAGGTGATGTTTGGGG CCGGCTGCTCGGTGCTGGTGAACACCTCTTGCAGGCTGGTGAACCTCACCGCCCACCTGAGGCAGAAAGCAGGGTTGCCCCGAGATG CGACCATTGCTCTCCTGGCTGAGGACGGCAACCTAGTGAGCCTGGAGGAAGACCTGAAGGAAGGGGCTTCCCGGGCCCAAACCATGGGCAACTCCTTGCTGAAGGAGCGAACCACATATGTCCTTATTCGGATCATCAGTAAG AGGGAGAGGACATGGCCTCCACCCGTTATGAGTCCCTACTGGAGAATCTGGATGACCGTTACCCAGAGCTGGCAG GCCACAACTGGAGGAAGGGCATGGGCACTCGGTGTGGCCACCATGAGCAAAGCCCCACTTCAAGGCCCACAAAG ggCCCTGATTAAGGGGATGGATTGCACACTGTAG
- the C18H22orf15 gene encoding uncharacterized protein C22orf15 homolog isoform X4, which produces MFIKVMFGAGCSVLVNTSCRLVNLTAHLRQKAGLPRDATIALLAEDGNLVSLEEDLKEGASRAQTMGNSLLKERTTYVLIRIIKGEDMASTRYESLLENLDDRYPELAEKLRRLSGVSSAGHNWRKGMGTRCGHHEQSPTSRPTKGPD; this is translated from the exons ATGTTTATCAAGGTGATGTTTGGGG CCGGCTGCTCGGTGCTGGTGAACACCTCTTGCAGGCTGGTGAACCTCACCGCCCACCTGAGGCAGAAAGCAGGGTTGCCCCGAGATG CGACCATTGCTCTCCTGGCTGAGGACGGCAACCTAGTGAGCCTGGAGGAAGACCTGAAGGAAGGGGCTTCCCGGGCCCAAACCATGGGCAACTCCTTGCTGAAGGAGCGAACCACATATGTCCTTATTCGGATCATCA AGGGAGAGGACATGGCCTCCACCCGTTATGAGTCCCTACTGGAGAATCTGGATGACCGTTACCCAGAGCTGGCAG AGAAACTGCGCAGGCTGTCAGGCGTCTCCTCCGCAGGCCACAACTGGAGGAAGGGCATGGGCACTCGGTGTGGCCACCATGAGCAAAGCCCCACTTCAAGGCCCACAAAG ggCCCTGATTAA
- the CHCHD10 gene encoding coiled-coil-helix-coiled-coil-helix domain-containing protein 10, mitochondrial isoform X1, whose amino-acid sequence MPRGSRSVASRQASRPAAPSAHPPAHPPPSAAVPAPAPSGQPGLMAQMATTAAGVAVGSAVGHVMGSALTGAFSGGSSEPSQPAAQQTLALYPQAPTPAAPQPLQMGPCAYEIRQFLDCSATQSDLSLCEGFSEALKQCKYNHGLSSLP is encoded by the exons ATGCCTCGGGGAAGCCGCAGCGTGGCCTCCCGGCAAGCCAG CCGCCCCGCCGCGCCCTCTGCCCACCCCCCCGCGCACCCACCGCCCTCGGCAGCCGTCCCAGCCCCCGCCCCTTCGGGCCAGCCGGGGCTCATGGCTCAGATGGCGACCACGGCCGCAGGGGTAGCCGTGGGCTCGGCTGTGGGACACGTCATGGGCAGCGCCCTGACCGGAGCCTTCAGCGGGGGGAGCTCGGAGCCTTCCCAGCCTGCTGCGCAGCAG ACTCTTGCACTGTacccccaggcccccacccccgCTGCCCCCCAGCCCCTGCAGATGGGGCCCTGTGCCTACGAGATCAGGCAGTTCCTGGACTGTTCGGCCACTCAGAGTGACCTGTCCCTGTGTGAGGGCTTCAGCGAGGCTCTGAAGCAGTGCAAGTACAACCATG GTCTGAGCTCCCTGCCCTGA
- the C18H22orf15 gene encoding uncharacterized protein C22orf15 homolog isoform X6 translates to MFIKVMFGAGCSVLVNTSCRLVNLTAHLRQKAGLPRDATIALLAEDGNLVSLEEDLKEGASRAQTMGNSLLKERTTYVLIRIIKGEDMASTRYESLLENLDDRYPELAGHNWRKGMGTRCGHHEQSPTSRPTKGPD, encoded by the exons ATGTTTATCAAGGTGATGTTTGGGG CCGGCTGCTCGGTGCTGGTGAACACCTCTTGCAGGCTGGTGAACCTCACCGCCCACCTGAGGCAGAAAGCAGGGTTGCCCCGAGATG CGACCATTGCTCTCCTGGCTGAGGACGGCAACCTAGTGAGCCTGGAGGAAGACCTGAAGGAAGGGGCTTCCCGGGCCCAAACCATGGGCAACTCCTTGCTGAAGGAGCGAACCACATATGTCCTTATTCGGATCATCA AGGGAGAGGACATGGCCTCCACCCGTTATGAGTCCCTACTGGAGAATCTGGATGACCGTTACCCAGAGCTGGCAG GCCACAACTGGAGGAAGGGCATGGGCACTCGGTGTGGCCACCATGAGCAAAGCCCCACTTCAAGGCCCACAAAG ggCCCTGATTAA
- the C18H22orf15 gene encoding uncharacterized protein C22orf15 homolog isoform X3, with amino-acid sequence MFIKVMFGAGCSVLVNTSCRLVNLTAHLRQKAGLPRDATIALLAEDGNLVSLEEDLKEGASRAQTMGNSLLKERTTYVLIRIISKRERTWPPPVMSPYWRIWMTVTQSWQRNCAGCQASPPQATTGGRAWALGVATMSKAPLQGPQRALIKGMDCTL; translated from the exons ATGTTTATCAAGGTGATGTTTGGGG CCGGCTGCTCGGTGCTGGTGAACACCTCTTGCAGGCTGGTGAACCTCACCGCCCACCTGAGGCAGAAAGCAGGGTTGCCCCGAGATG CGACCATTGCTCTCCTGGCTGAGGACGGCAACCTAGTGAGCCTGGAGGAAGACCTGAAGGAAGGGGCTTCCCGGGCCCAAACCATGGGCAACTCCTTGCTGAAGGAGCGAACCACATATGTCCTTATTCGGATCATCAGTAAG AGGGAGAGGACATGGCCTCCACCCGTTATGAGTCCCTACTGGAGAATCTGGATGACCGTTACCCAGAGCTGGCAG AGAAACTGCGCAGGCTGTCAGGCGTCTCCTCCGCAGGCCACAACTGGAGGAAGGGCATGGGCACTCGGTGTGGCCACCATGAGCAAAGCCCCACTTCAAGGCCCACAAAG ggCCCTGATTAAGGGGATGGATTGCACACTGTAG
- the C18H22orf15 gene encoding uncharacterized protein C22orf15 homolog isoform X7, translating into MFIKVMFGAGCSVLVNTSCRLVNLTAHLRQKAGLPRDATIALLAEDGNLVSLEEDLKEGASRAQTMGNSLLKERTTYVLIRIISKVLSPGEDMASTRYESLLENLDDRYPELAGANR; encoded by the exons ATGTTTATCAAGGTGATGTTTGGGG CCGGCTGCTCGGTGCTGGTGAACACCTCTTGCAGGCTGGTGAACCTCACCGCCCACCTGAGGCAGAAAGCAGGGTTGCCCCGAGATG CGACCATTGCTCTCCTGGCTGAGGACGGCAACCTAGTGAGCCTGGAGGAAGACCTGAAGGAAGGGGCTTCCCGGGCCCAAACCATGGGCAACTCCTTGCTGAAGGAGCGAACCACATATGTCCTTATTCGGATCATCAGTAAGGTTCTCTCCCCT GGAGAGGACATGGCCTCCACCCGTTATGAGTCCCTACTGGAGAATCTGGATGACCGTTACCCAGAGCTGGCAG GTGCAAACAGATAA
- the CHCHD10 gene encoding coiled-coil-helix-coiled-coil-helix domain-containing protein 10, mitochondrial isoform X2 yields the protein MPRGSRSVASRQASRPAAPSAHPPAHPPPSAAVPAPAPSGQPGLMAQMATTAAGVAVGSAVGHVMGSALTGAFSGGSSEPSQPAAQQAPTPAAPQPLQMGPCAYEIRQFLDCSATQSDLSLCEGFSEALKQCKYNHGLSSLP from the exons ATGCCTCGGGGAAGCCGCAGCGTGGCCTCCCGGCAAGCCAG CCGCCCCGCCGCGCCCTCTGCCCACCCCCCCGCGCACCCACCGCCCTCGGCAGCCGTCCCAGCCCCCGCCCCTTCGGGCCAGCCGGGGCTCATGGCTCAGATGGCGACCACGGCCGCAGGGGTAGCCGTGGGCTCGGCTGTGGGACACGTCATGGGCAGCGCCCTGACCGGAGCCTTCAGCGGGGGGAGCTCGGAGCCTTCCCAGCCTGCTGCGCAGCAG gcccccacccccgCTGCCCCCCAGCCCCTGCAGATGGGGCCCTGTGCCTACGAGATCAGGCAGTTCCTGGACTGTTCGGCCACTCAGAGTGACCTGTCCCTGTGTGAGGGCTTCAGCGAGGCTCTGAAGCAGTGCAAGTACAACCATG GTCTGAGCTCCCTGCCCTGA